The Oryzihumus leptocrescens sequence GCCTCTCGCCCCAGCGCGCGGCCGACATCGGCTCCCAGCTGGCCAGCGCGCTCTCGCGCGCCCACGAGCGGCGCATCGTCCACCGCGACATCAAGCCCGCCAACGTCCTCATCGACCGGTGGGGTCGGCCCAAGATCAGCGACTTCGGTATCGCGCGTGGCCACGGCGACGACCAGCTCACCCAGACCGGGTTCGTCACCGGCACGCCCGGCTACCTCTCACCCGAGCTGGCCCGCGGCGGCGACCCGGACGCGGCCTCGGACGTGTGGGCGCTGGCGGCCACCATCTACGCCGCCGTGGAGGGGCGCGGGCCCTATGAGTCGCGGCCCAACCCGATCGCCGTGCTGCAGACCATCGCCACGCAGCGCCCGCGCGAGACCGAGCACGCCGGCCCGCTCGAGCCCGCCCTCGCCGCGATGATGCACGAGGACCCGGACCAGCGCTGGGACATGGCGACCGCGTCCAAGCAGCTCGCCCGGATCGCCCGCGACGGCCAGGCCGCGGTGACCCCGGCGCCCACCCGGGTGCAGCCCGCGGTGCCGGTCAGTGACGTCGGCGAGCCGACCCGGCCCTGGAAGGCCCCGGCCAGCGGCGGGGCTGCCGGTGCTGCAGCGGCCGGTGCCGCTGCCGCTGGTTCCGCTGCGGCGAACGCCGCCCCGGCGACGGCCCAGGGCACGGCGCCTGCCGCCTCCTCCGGCGCCGCAGCGGCCGGCGCGGACACCGCCCGTGCCGGCTCGAGCGCCACCCCCGCCGCGCCGACTGCCCGGCAGGACGCGGTCCCGACCGCCCGTCAGGCAGCGGCGCCTGCATCCTCCGCCGCCGACGGCTCCGGGGTGTCCGACGACAGCGACGTGATCGACACCCGTCGCCGGGGCAAGGCGCTCCCGGTCCTCGCGCTGGTGCTCGTGCTCCTGCTGCTCGTGGGTGGCTACGCCCTGAGCCACCGCAGCACGTCCTCCGGGACCGGGACGGCGGCCCCGCCGAAGCCGTCCTCGTCCCCGAAGGCGTCCACGCCCTCGGCCAGCGCCACCACGTCGGACTCGCCCTCGCCGAGCCCGTCATCGACCACCCCCACCTCGTCACCGACCACCTCGGCACCGGCGCCGGCCACCGACGCCAGCCTGTCGCAGTTCGTCCGGTCCTACTTCGCCAACGTGACGGGCAACCGCGACGTCACCTGGCCGGAGCTGACCTCCGGCATGCAGGCCGCCGCGGGCGGGCGCTCGGGCTACGACCAGTTCTGGCGGACCATCTCCGCCGTCCGGGTGGGCGGCGTGCAGGCCGACGCCTCCGGTCGCACGGCCACGGCACGGCTGACCTACGTGCGCCAGGACGGGTCGACCTCGTCCGAGCGGCACGTGTTCACGTTCGTCCGGCAGGGCGACCAGTGGCTGATCGCCAGCGAGCACATGGGCTGAGCGGGCTCACGGCTCCAGGCAGGCCGGGACCGAGTCCCGGTTGCCGGTGGGGGAGAGGGTGTGACCGCTCGGGTCGTAGACCTTCACCCAGTCGACGGTGGAGAGCTGACGCAGCGTCGGCAGGATCTCCCCGGCGATGCTCACCGTGGAGCCGCCGCTGCTGCAACCACCGGTGAGCTGCACCCGCGCGATCCCGCCGGAGATGCTCAGGGCCCGGAAGCCGGTGGCACCTGAGGAGAGCTGCCGCAGGCCGGCGGCGCGCTCGGTGGTGGTCGGGCCGGCGAAGATGCGGTCCATCAGCCCGGTCGCCGGTGTCAGCGGCAGCACCGGCCGCAGCACCGGGGTGAAGAACGGCTCGGCGTTGGCGACGAACCGCAGCTGGTTGAAGAGCCACACCTGGCGCCACACGGTCGGGAACGCCGCGCCGACGTCCACCACGACCCGGCTGGGGCTGGTCAGCGTGGACACGTGCACGGCCTGCCGGCTGGCCACGCCGATGCCGTAGGTCGTCACCGCCTCGAAGTCCCCGGACTGGACCACCGTCAGCACGTTGGGCAGGGCGAACGCGACCCGGGAGGGCGCCGTGGCCCGGCCCGCCGCGTCGTGTGCGTTCGCGGCGGCGAAGCGCACCTGCAGGATCGCCCGGCCGGCGACCGGCACCGGCAGACCCGAGGCGTCGCCCACCAGCTGGGTGACCCACGTGACCTGTCGGCTGGCCGGCAGGCCGCCGGCGAAGTCGAAGACCACCCGGTCATAGGTGGGGTGGTGCGCCGCCCGGATGCCGACGAGGGTGGGCACCGTCGGGGTGGCTGCCCCGGCGGCGGGAGCCGTGAGCGGCAGGGCCGCCCCGAGGGCGAGGAGGAGGACGAGAAGCCTGCGGACGACCCTCATGGGACACCCCCGGAGACCGGCTGGTTGACGTGGCAACATCGTCGGGCCGCCACGGTCTCCCCGGCAGAGCCGATGGTCCCCTCCACGGCCGTGTCGGAGGCGACGTCGCGCTCGACTACCCTTCAACTCGTGGCGACCACCGACTTTGCATCTGAGCTGAAGGACCTGCGCACGACGATGGAGTCGGTGCGCCAGGTCACCGACCTCGACCGGCTGAAGTCGCAGATCGCCGACCTGTCGGAGAAGTCGGCGGCCCCGGACCTGTGGGACGACCCGGAGAAGGCACAGGAGGTCACCTCCAGCCTGTCGCGGCTCAACTCCGAGCTCGAGCGCATCACCGGCATGGACCAGCGCATCGACGACCTCGAGGTGCTCGTCGAGATGGCCACCGAGGACGGCGGCGACGCCGAGACCCTGGCCGAGGCCGAGAAGGAGCTCGTCTCGCTGCGCAAGGCCGTCGGCGAGCTCGAGGTCCGCACCCTGCTCGCCGGTGAGTACGACCAGCGCGAGGCGGTCGTGACGATCCGCGCCGGCGCCGGTGGCGTCGACGCCGCCGACTTCGCCGAGATGCTCATGCGCATGTACCTGCGCTGGGCCGAGCGCCACGGCTACCCGACCTCGGTGCTGGACACCTCCTACGCCGAGGAGGCCGGCCTGAAGTCAGCCACCTTCGAGGTCAAGGTGCCCTACGCCTTCGGTCACCTCTCGGTCGAGGCCGGCACCCACCGCCTGGTGCGGATCAGCCCGTTCGACAACCAGGGCCGGCGCCAGACGAGCTTTGCCGCCGTCGAGGTCATCCCGCTGATCGAGTCCACCGACCACATCGAGATCCCCGAGAACGAGATCAAGGTCGACGTCTTCCGCTCCTCGGGCCCGGGCGGCCAGTCGGTCAACACCACCGACTCCGCGGTGCGCATGACGCACATCCCCACCGGCATCGTCGTCTCGATGCAGAACGAGAAGTCCCAGATCCAGAACCGCGCCGCCGCCCTGCGCGTGCTCCAGTCCCGCCTGCTGCTGCAGCGCCAGGCCGAGGAGCAGGCCGCCAAGAAGGCGCTCGCCGGCGACGTCAAGGCCAGCTGGGGCGACCAGATGCGCTCCTACGTGCTGCACCCGTACCAGATGGTCAAGGACCTGCGCACCGAGTACGAGGTCGGCAACACCAGTGGCGTCTTCGACGGTGACATCGACGGCTTCATCGAGGCCGGGATCCGCTGGAAGCGCGCCGCCGAGCGCGACGAGGCGTAGCCCGGGGGAGCGGCCCGGCCGGGTGCGGCCGGCGCCGCACACGCCGAGATCGCGCGAGTCCCCGCAAAACGGGGGACGGGGCCCTACGCTCGGGAGCGCATGTCCGGCCCCGCTGCCGGGGTGGGTATGCCGCTTCCGTCCCCGAGCAGGCAAGGGCACCTCCCGCGCATGATCCGCTTCGAGAACGTCAGCAAGACCTACCCGCGGTCCTCGCGCCCGGCGCTGACGGACATCAGCCTCGAGGTCGAGCGGGGCGAGTTCGTCTTCGTCGTCGGCCAGTCCGGCTCCGGCAAGTCGACGCTGCTGCGCCTGGTGCTCAAGGAAGAGGCCGCCACCACGGGCAACGTGCTCGTCGCCGGACGCGAACTGGCCTCGCTGCCCTCCCGCAAGGTCCCGGCGCTGCGCCGCGAGATCGGCACCGTCTTCCAGGACTTCCGGCTGCTGCCCAACAAGACCGTCTTCCAGAACGTCGCCTTCGCCCTGCAGGTGCTCGGCCGCAGCCGCCACGACATCAAGGCCCTGGTGCCCGAGACGCTCGAGCTGGTCGGCCTGGAGGGCAAGGAGAAGCGCCTGCCGCACGAGCTCTCCGGCGGTGAGCAACAGCGCGTGGCCATCGCCCGTGCCTTCGTCAACAAGCCGGCGATCCTGATCGCCGACGAGCCGACCGGCAACCTCGACCCGACCACCAGCCTGGGCATCGTGCGCCTGCTGGACCGGATCAACCGCACCGGCACGACCATCGTCATGGCCACCCACGACGACGAGATCGTCGACCAGCTGCGCAAGCGGGTCGTCGAGCTCGACCACGGCACGCTCGTGCGCGACCAGACCCGCGGCGTCTACGGCGTCCAGCGCTAGCCGCGCACCCGGCATACCTCCCCGCACCCGACCGAACCGGAAGCGACGAACACCCTGATGCGACTGCAGTTCATCCTCAGCGAGATCTGGATCGGCTTGCGCCGCAACATGTCCATGGCCGTCTCGGTCGTGCTGGTGACGATGGTGTCGCTGTTCTTCCTCGGCTTCGGCCTGCTCGCGCGCAGCCAGGTCGACACCATGAAGGACTACTGGTACGACCGCGTCCAGGTCTCGATCTTCTTGTGCACCAACAACTCCGACACGCCCTCGTGTGCTGCCGGACCGGTCACCGACGAGCAGCGCCAGCAGATCAAGAGCCAGCTCGACGAGATGAAGCCGCTGGTCAAGGAGGTCTTCCATGAGTCGCCGCAGGAGGCCTACCAGCGGTTCAAGGTGCAGTTCAAGAACAGCCCGATCGTCGACAACGTCAAGCCCGACCAGATGCCCGAGAGCTACCGGGTGCGGCTGTCGGACCCGAGCAAGTACGCCGTCATCTCCAGCTCCTTCCAGGGTGCGCCCGGGGTGGAGCAGGTGCAGGACCAGCGCGCGCTGCTCGACAAGTTCTTCACCGCGCTCAACATCATGAGCCTGTGCGCGGTCGGCCTGTCCGGGGCGATGGTGCTGTGCGCCATCCTGCTCATGGTGACCACGATCCGGCAGACGGCGTTCAGCCGACGCCGCGAGACCGGCATCATGCGCCTCGTCGGCGCCTCGGCCTTCGTCATCCAGCTGCCGTTCATCATGGAGACGGTCATCGCCACCCTGGTCGGCTGCGCCCTCGCGGTCGGGCTGCTGTGGGCGACGGTGCACTACGGCGTGACCGGCTTCCTGGCCACGATCCTGCCGATCGGGTTCGTCGGGGTCGGCGACGTGTGGGCCATGACGCCGTGGCTGGTCGGCAGCGGTGCGGCCCTGGCGATGGTCACCTCCTGGTTCACCCTGCGCCGCTACCTGCGCGTCTGAGCCACCGTCCCGCTCGGCCGGCCGGGCCGGTATGCCGGGTGCCCGGCCGGGCGGGGTCACGAGATCGTCAACTCGCCGGGCGAATGCCCCTGTGACTGGTGTGACCTGTGGTAGCAATGTTGCCGATGAGCGCGCTACCCCCCGAGACGACGCCCACCCGACGGTTCCGCCGTGGCCGGTGGGTCGTGCTGCTGACGGTCCTCGCGACCGCCGCGGGGCTCGCCCTCGCCCCCGTCGGCAACGCCGACACCCGGGGTGACAAGGCCCGGCTGGACAAGCAGATCTCCGCCCTGCGCAGCCAGCTTGGCGAGACCACCAAGGACCTCGCCGACGCCTACATCGCGCTCAAGCGGACCCAGGCCGAGCTGCCGGTCGCCCAGCGTGAGCTGACCGCCGCACAGGCCAAGGTCGTTGCGGCCGAGCAGCACAACCAGCAGGTCGCCGAGCAGCTGGCCGTCGCCCAGGCCAACGAGGCCAAGGCCGTCGACGTGCTCGCGACCAACGCCAAGGACACCCAGCAGACCAGCGACCTCATCGGTGACCTGGCCCGCCGCACCTACCAGCAGGGCGGGATGGGCGAGCTCTCCGTCGCGCTCAACGCCACCAGCCCCGACGACTTCGCCACCCGGGTGGTGCTCGTCGACACCGTGATGCGCCTGCAGAACGGCGCCCTGCGCCGGCTGTCCACGCAGGAGGCCGAGGGCAAGGCGGTCCAGTCCCACCTGTCCGCGGTGCGCCGCCAGGTGGCCATCCTCAAGATCCAGGCCGAGAACGCCGTGGCTGCGGCCCAGTCCGCCCGCGACGTGGCGGCCACGGCCAAGCAGCGGCTCGACCTGCTGCAGGCGGCCCAGAAGAAGTACGCCGCCGCCGTGGCGGTCAAGAAGGCCCGCGAGACCGAGAACCTGCAGAAGATGCAGGCCCAGTCCAACAAGCTGGCCGCGATCCTGGCCGCGCGGGCCCGGGCGGCCAAGCTCGCCGCCGCGCGCGCCGCGGCCGCCCGCCGCCGCGCCAACCAGGCGCCCGCGCCGGGTATCCCGTCCAGCGGAGGGTTCCTCAGCTACCCGGTCGACGGGCCGACCTCCTCGGAGTTCGGCATGCGCTTCGACCCGGTCGCCCAGCGCTACCAGCTGCACGCCGGCCTCGACTTCGCGGTCAACTGCGGCACGCCCGTGCACGCGGCGGCATCCGGCGACGTGATCATGGCGGTGCCCGAGTCGGCCTCCGGCGGCTACGGCAACCAGCTCGTCGTCGACCACGGCATCGTCCGCGGCGTCGACCTCACCACCACCTACAACCACCTGTCGAGCTGGGTCGTCACCGGCGGCCACGTCAGTCGCGGGCAGGTCATCGCCTACTCCGGCACCACCGGCATGTCGACCGGCTGCCACCTGCACTTCGAGACCCGGGAGGACGGCAACCCGGTCAACCCGCGCACCTGGCTCTGAGGCCGGGAGCCGGCCACTCGGCATACCGGCGAAAGGCCGTCGCTGCCTGCCCTCCCGGGCAGGTAGCGTTACCCCGCGGTTCAGGCACGCGAGGAAGGGACGGCGACGGTGGCCAAGGAGCAGGGGCGCAAGCTGGTTGCGAGCAACCGGAAGGCGCGTCACGACTACCTCATCGAGGACACCTTCGAGGCCGGTCTCGTCCTGACCGGCACCGAGGTGAAGTCGCTGCGGGCCGGCCGGGCGTCCCTCATCGACGGGTTCGCCAGCGAGTACGACGGCGAGATCTGGCTGGAGAACGTCTACATCCCCGAGTACTCCCAGGGCACGTGGACCAACCACGCCGCCCGGCGCCGGCGCAAGCTGCTGCTCAACAAGGACGAGATCCACAAGCTGATCATCAAGACCCGTGAGGCCGGGCACACGATCGTGCCGCTGTCGCTGTACTTCAAGGACGGCCGGGCCAAGGTCGAGATCGCGCTCGCCAAGGGCAAAAAGCAGTACGACAAGCGTCACGCGCTGCGCGAGCGCCAGGACAACCGCGAGGCACAGCGCGCGATGTCGCACCGAACGGAGAGGTGACGCGCGTGGGCACACGGGGGAGGCTGCGGGCGCTGCTCGGGGTGCTGGTGGCGCTGGGGGTCCTGCTCGGGCTGCCGACGGCCGCGCTGGCCGCGGACACCGAGCACATCGTGTCGTTCACCGCGGCCTACGACGTGCAGGCCGACGGCGGCATGGACGTCACCGAGACCCTCGTCTGGGACTTCGGCGGCGGTGAGCACCACGGCATCAAGCGCTACGTCATCACCTCGCAGGGCTACCAGAACAGCACGACCCAGCACCGCGTCTACGAGATGAGCGACGTCAGCGCGTCGAGCCCGTCGGGGGCGCCGGCCGACGTCGACGTCTCGCAGCTCGGCGCCAACACGGTCATCCGCGTCGGCGACCCGAACCAGACCGTCCAGGGCACCCAGACCTACGTCATCCGCTACCACCTGGCCCACGTCGTCAACGGCTTCCCCGACCACGTCGAGCTCTTCTGGAACGTCACCGGGGACCAGACCTCCGTCCCGACCGACAAGGTGTCGGTGACGGTGCACGGGCCAGCCGCGGTCACCAAGGCGGCCTGCTACTACGGCGAGCAGGGCTCCAAGGCCCAGTGCACGGCCCAGCCCGGCGCGACGGCGACGTTCAGCGCCGGCCCGATCCCGGCATACCAGCAGGTGAGTGTCGTCTCGTCGTTCCCGACCACGGTCTTCACCAACACCAGCCCCGACCTGC is a genomic window containing:
- the prfB gene encoding peptide chain release factor 2, with protein sequence MATTDFASELKDLRTTMESVRQVTDLDRLKSQIADLSEKSAAPDLWDDPEKAQEVTSSLSRLNSELERITGMDQRIDDLEVLVEMATEDGGDAETLAEAEKELVSLRKAVGELEVRTLLAGEYDQREAVVTIRAGAGGVDAADFAEMLMRMYLRWAERHGYPTSVLDTSYAEEAGLKSATFEVKVPYAFGHLSVEAGTHRLVRISPFDNQGRRQTSFAAVEVIPLIESTDHIEIPENEIKVDVFRSSGPGGQSVNTTDSAVRMTHIPTGIVVSMQNEKSQIQNRAAALRVLQSRLLLQRQAEEQAAKKALAGDVKASWGDQMRSYVLHPYQMVKDLRTEYEVGNTSGVFDGDIDGFIEAGIRWKRAAERDEA
- the ftsE gene encoding cell division ATP-binding protein FtsE; translation: MIRFENVSKTYPRSSRPALTDISLEVERGEFVFVVGQSGSGKSTLLRLVLKEEAATTGNVLVAGRELASLPSRKVPALRREIGTVFQDFRLLPNKTVFQNVAFALQVLGRSRHDIKALVPETLELVGLEGKEKRLPHELSGGEQQRVAIARAFVNKPAILIADEPTGNLDPTTSLGIVRLLDRINRTGTTIVMATHDDEIVDQLRKRVVELDHGTLVRDQTRGVYGVQR
- a CDS encoding peptidoglycan DD-metalloendopeptidase family protein — encoded protein: MSALPPETTPTRRFRRGRWVVLLTVLATAAGLALAPVGNADTRGDKARLDKQISALRSQLGETTKDLADAYIALKRTQAELPVAQRELTAAQAKVVAAEQHNQQVAEQLAVAQANEAKAVDVLATNAKDTQQTSDLIGDLARRTYQQGGMGELSVALNATSPDDFATRVVLVDTVMRLQNGALRRLSTQEAEGKAVQSHLSAVRRQVAILKIQAENAVAAAQSARDVAATAKQRLDLLQAAQKKYAAAVAVKKARETENLQKMQAQSNKLAAILAARARAAKLAAARAAAARRRANQAPAPGIPSSGGFLSYPVDGPTSSEFGMRFDPVAQRYQLHAGLDFAVNCGTPVHAAASGDVIMAVPESASGGYGNQLVVDHGIVRGVDLTTTYNHLSSWVVTGGHVSRGQVIAYSGTTGMSTGCHLHFETREDGNPVNPRTWL
- a CDS encoding AMIN-like domain-containing (lipo)protein; protein product: MRVVRRLLVLLLALGAALPLTAPAAGAATPTVPTLVGIRAAHHPTYDRVVFDFAGGLPASRQVTWVTQLVGDASGLPVPVAGRAILQVRFAAANAHDAAGRATAPSRVAFALPNVLTVVQSGDFEAVTTYGIGVASRQAVHVSTLTSPSRVVVDVGAAFPTVWRQVWLFNQLRFVANAEPFFTPVLRPVLPLTPATGLMDRIFAGPTTTERAAGLRQLSSGATGFRALSISGGIARVQLTGGCSSGGSTVSIAGEILPTLRQLSTVDWVKVYDPSGHTLSPTGNRDSVPACLEP
- the ftsX gene encoding permease-like cell division protein FtsX, producing the protein MRLQFILSEIWIGLRRNMSMAVSVVLVTMVSLFFLGFGLLARSQVDTMKDYWYDRVQVSIFLCTNNSDTPSCAAGPVTDEQRQQIKSQLDEMKPLVKEVFHESPQEAYQRFKVQFKNSPIVDNVKPDQMPESYRVRLSDPSKYAVISSSFQGAPGVEQVQDQRALLDKFFTALNIMSLCAVGLSGAMVLCAILLMVTTIRQTAFSRRRETGIMRLVGASAFVIQLPFIMETVIATLVGCALAVGLLWATVHYGVTGFLATILPIGFVGVGDVWAMTPWLVGSGAALAMVTSWFTLRRYLRV
- the smpB gene encoding SsrA-binding protein SmpB, which translates into the protein MAKEQGRKLVASNRKARHDYLIEDTFEAGLVLTGTEVKSLRAGRASLIDGFASEYDGEIWLENVYIPEYSQGTWTNHAARRRRKLLLNKDEIHKLIIKTREAGHTIVPLSLYFKDGRAKVEIALAKGKKQYDKRHALRERQDNREAQRAMSHRTER
- a CDS encoding serine/threonine-protein kinase; this translates as MEGQRIAGRYHVVRAIGRGGMGTVWLCRDEVLGREVAVKQIGALPGESVVEKKRAMREARAAAALNHHNAVAVYDVVDHDDRPWLVMEFVDGHTLAEEISREGRLSPQRAADIGSQLASALSRAHERRIVHRDIKPANVLIDRWGRPKISDFGIARGHGDDQLTQTGFVTGTPGYLSPELARGGDPDAASDVWALAATIYAAVEGRGPYESRPNPIAVLQTIATQRPRETEHAGPLEPALAAMMHEDPDQRWDMATASKQLARIARDGQAAVTPAPTRVQPAVPVSDVGEPTRPWKAPASGGAAGAAAAGAAAAGSAAANAAPATAQGTAPAASSGAAAAGADTARAGSSATPAAPTARQDAVPTARQAAAPASSAADGSGVSDDSDVIDTRRRGKALPVLALVLVLLLLVGGYALSHRSTSSGTGTAAPPKPSSSPKASTPSASATTSDSPSPSPSSTTPTSSPTTSAPAPATDASLSQFVRSYFANVTGNRDVTWPELTSGMQAAAGGRSGYDQFWRTISAVRVGGVQADASGRTATARLTYVRQDGSTSSERHVFTFVRQGDQWLIASEHMG